In the genome of Coregonus clupeaformis isolate EN_2021a chromosome 1, ASM2061545v1, whole genome shotgun sequence, one region contains:
- the LOC121574094 gene encoding eukaryotic translation initiation factor 4E-binding protein 2-like has protein sequence MSSSTSRQLSESRAIPTRTVLINDRTQLPHDYCTTPGGTLFSTTPGGTRIIYDRKFLLDRRNSPIAQTPPAHLPIIPGVTSLNILTENRRNEANNHIKPHNSHGKTATGEDAQFEMDI, from the exons ATGTCGTCGTCTACCAGTCGTCAGCTTAGCGAAAGCAGGGCCATTCCAACCAGGACGGTGTTGATCAACGATAGAACGCAGCTACCTCATGATTATTGCACCACCCCTGGAGGCACTTTATTTTCAACAACTCCGGGAG GGACCCGGATCATCTACGACCGTAAGTTCCTATTGGACCGGCGTAACTCCCCCATCGCCCAGACCCCCCCAGCCCACCTGCCCATCATCCCCGGGGTGACCAGCCTCAACATCCTGACCGAGAACAGAAGGAACGAGGCCAACAACCACATCAAACCCCACAACAGTCATGGCAAGACAGCCACCG GTGAGGATGCTCAGTTCGAGATGGACATCTGA